DNA from Pseudomonas putida:
CTGGAGCTGTTGCTGGATGTGGGGCACAACCCCCATGCCGCCGAGTACCTGGCCGCCCGTTTGGCCGCGCGCCCCGTCAAGGGGCGTCGCCTGGCGGTGTTCGGCCTGCTCGCCGACAAGGACCTGGAGGGTGTGATCGCACCGCTCGCGGGGGTGGTCGACGAATGGGCAGTGGCGCCGCTGGAAACACCACGCAGCCGCCCAGCGGCAGAGCTGGCGGCAGCCTTGACGAACGTCGGCGCGACGGTGAAGTCTTATGCCAGCGTCGATGCCGCCCTTGAGGGGCAATGTGCGCAGGCGACAGCGGATGATCAAATCCTGCTGTTCGGTTCGTTTTTCTGTGTTGGCCAAGCCCTGGAATGGCTAGAGCGGCAAGCTCCGGAGGAGTAGATGGCAGTGCTGGATAAAGGGATTAAGCAGCGCATGGTGGGTGCGTTGGTGCTGGTGGCGCTGGCGGTTATATTCCTGCCGATGCTGTTCACCCGCGAAGACGAGATGCGCCAAGTGCGTGTCGAGGCGCCCGAGGCGCCCGCCATGCCGAGCCTGCCGCAGGTTCAGGTCGAGCCTGTGCAGGTGCCTGAGCCCCAGCCACTGCCCGAAGTGTCGGCGCCGGTGGCGGAGCAGCCACCTGTGGTGGTCAATGAATCCAGCGCGCCGATGACCACGCCGAGCCAGCCGATCGCACCAGCCCCCGTCCAGGCGCCGGCGCCCAAACCTGCGCCTGCACCAACACAGAAGGTCGAGACTCGCCCGGCTGCAGCCGCGTCCGCGCCCGCAGCCAGCGCCCCCAAGCCGGCTGCACCGTCCAAGGTCGACGTCAATGGTTTGCCGGTGAGCTGGTCGATCCAATTGGCCAGCCTTTCCAATCGGGCGGGCGCCGATAACCTGCAGAAAACCCTGCGTAGCCAGGGCTACAACGCCTACATTCGTTCTGCCGATGGTATGAACCGCGTCTACGTCGGGCCACTGATCGAACGGACCGAGGCCGAGCGTCTGCGGGATGTGATCAACCGCCAGCACAACCTCAAGGGGTTCGTGGTGCGCTTCCAGCCAGAGCGCAATTGATCTGGAGCGGGGCGCGCGGCTTATGCCGGCCCCGCGTTTTGATGGCCTCAGGGGGTAGATCGCTCTCTGTGGGCCTTGTGTCGCGGGAGGGCGCAATGCGGGCGCAATGGGCTGACATTCCGCTTACCCCAAACCCGCCGCTCTGGTAAAATGCGCCGCCTCAAACGTCGGCAGGCAACACCGTGGCATTTACCTGGGTCGATTGGGCGATCATCGCGATCATCGCCATTTCCTCACTGATCAGTCTCAAGCGCGGCTTCGTCAAGGAAGCCTTGTCTCTGCTCATCTGGATCATTGCCGGTGCGGTTGCCTGGATGTTCGGCGGCTCCCTTTCGCAGTATCTTGAAAGCTATATCCAGACGCCTTCGGCGCGCATCATCGCCGGCTGCGCCATTCTTTTCGTCGCCACCTTGCTGGTGGGGGCAATGATCAACTTCCTCATCGGTGAGCTGATCCGCGTGACCGGGCTGTCCGGCACCGATCGTTTCCTCGGCATGGCCTTCGGGGCCGCGCGCGGGGCCTTGCTGGTGGTGGTGGCCATCGGGCTGTTGAGCCTGGGGCCTGTGCAACAGGATCCGTGGTGGCAGGAGTCTCGCCTGATACCACAGTTTCTATTGGTCGCGGACTGGTCCAAGAACCTGATCCTGGGGTTCACCGGTCAATGGATGTCCAGTGGGATCAGCGCACCGGCTGATCTTCCGTTCAAGGAACAGTTGCTCGGGCCCACCAGGCCTTGAGCGCTTTTCAATCAAGTTTCATCAAAGTAGGGGTTGCGTCGCATGTGTGGCATCGTCGGTATCGTCGGTAAGTCGAACGTCAATCAGGCGCTGTATGACGCGCTAACCGTGCTCCAGCACCGCGGCCAGGACGCTGCCGGTATCGTGACCAGCCACGACGGCCGGTTGTTCCTGCGCAAGGATAACGGCCTGGTGCGTGATGTTTTCCAGCAGCGCCACATGCAGCGCCTGGTTGGCCACATGGGCATTGGCCATGTCCGTTACCCGACTGCGGGCAGCTCCACCTCGGCCGAGGCGCAACCGTTCTACGTCAACTCGCCTTATGGCATCACCCTGGCGCACAACGGTAACCTGACCAACGTCGAGCAGTTGGCCAAGGAGATCTACGAATCGGATCTGCGCCATGTCAACACCAACTCCGACTCGGAAGTGCTGCTGAACGTGTTCGCCCATGAGCTGGCCGTGCGCGGCAAGCTGCAGCCGACCGAGGACGACGTGTTCGCCGCGGTCTCCCACGTGCACAGCCGCTGTGTGGGTGGCTACGCCGTGGTTGCGATGATCACAGGCTACGGCATCGTCGGCTTCCGTGACCCCAACGGTATCCGTCCGGTCGTATTCGGCCAGCGTCATACCGACGAGGGCGTCGAGTACATGATCGCCTCCGAAAGCGTCGCCCTGGACGTGCTTGGCTTCACCCTGATCCGTGACCTGGCGCCGGGCGAAGCGGTGTACATCACCGAGGAAGGCCAGCTGTTCACCAAACAGTGCGCCAACGATCCGAAGCTTCAGCCGTGCATCTTCGAGCACGTCTACCTGGCGCGTCCGGACTCGATCATGGACGGCGTCTCGGTGTACAAGGCGCGTCTGCGCATGGGTGAAAAGCTGGCCGAGAAGATCCAGCGCGAGCGCCCTGACCACGACATCGATGTGGTCATCCCGATCCCGGACACCAGCCGTACCGCTGCCCTGGAGCTGGCCAACCACCTGGGCGTGAAGTTCCGCGAAGGTTTCGTCAAGAACCGTTACATCGGCCGCACCTTCATCATGCCCGGCCAGGCTGCACGCAAGAAATCGGTGCGCCAGAAGCTCAACGCCATCGAGTTGGAATTCCGCGGCAAGAACGTGATGCTGGTGGACGATTCCATCGTGCGTGGCACCACCTGCAAGCAGATCATCCAGATGGCCCGCGAAGCCGGCGCCAAGAATGTCTACTTCTGCTCCGCGGCCCCCGCGGTGCGCTACCCCAACGTCTACGGCATCGACATGCCGAGCGCTCACGAATTGATCGCCCACAACCGTACCACCGAACAGGTGGCCGAGTTGATCGGCGCCGACTGGCTGGTCTACCAGGACCTGCCTGACCTGATCGAATCGGTCGGTGGCGGCAAGATCAAGATCGAGCATTTCGATTGCGCGGTGTTCAATGGTGAATACGTCACCGGCGACATCGACGAAGCCTACCTTGAGCGTATCGAGCAGCAGCGCAACGATCTGGCCAAGGTCAAAAATCAGGCTGTCAGCGCGATCATCGACCTCTACAACAACTGATTTGGGAGCGACGGCATGACCGATCAATGGGATGCCGGTCGACTGGACAGTGACCTCGAGGGTGTCGGTTTCGACACCCTGGCGGTGCGCGCCGGTCAGAACCGTACACCGGAAGCCGAACACAGCGAAGCGCTGTTCCTGACGTCCAGCTATGTCTTCCGCACCGCCGCCGACGCGGCTGCGCGGTTTGCTGGCGAAACGCCCGGTAATGTCTATTCGCGTTACACCAACCCGTCCGTGCGCGCCTTCGAGGAACGTCTGGCGGCCATGGAAGGTGCCGAGCAGGCTGTGGGCACCTCCACCGGCATGGCGGCGATCCTGGCCGTGGTGATGTCCCTGTGCAGTGCCGGTGACCATGTCCTGGTGTCGCAGAGTGTGTTCGGCTCGACCATCAGCCTGTTCGAGAAGTACTTCAAGCGTTTCGGCGTGCAGGTGGATTACGTGCCGCTGGTCGACCTCAACGGTTGGGAAAAGGCCATCAAGGCCAACACCAAGCTGTTGATCGTCGAGTCGCCGTCCAACCCGCTGGCTGAACTGGTCGATATCGCTGCACTGGCCGAGATTGCCCACGCCCGTGGCGCGATGCTGGTCGTGGACAACTGTTTCAGTACCCCTGCATTGCAGCAGCCGCTCAAGCTCGGCGCCGACATCGTGTTCCACTCCGCGACCAAGTTCATCGATGGCCAGGGCCGTTGCATGGGTGGCGTGGTGGCCGGACGCAGCGAGCAGATGAAAGAAGTGGTGGGTTTTCTGCGTACCGCTGGCCCAACGCTCAGCCCCTTCAACGCCTGGATCTTCACCAAAGGCCTGGAAACGCTCAAGCTGCGTATGCGCGCCCACTGCGAGAGCGCCCAGGCGCTGGCCGAGTGGCTGGAGAAGCAAGAGGGCGTGGAGAAGGTTCACTACGCCGGCCTGACGAGTCATCCGCAACACGAACTGGCCAAGCGCCAGATGAGTGGCTTCGGCGCGGTGGTCAGCTTCGAGGTCAAGGGCGGCAAAGAGGGCGCCTGGCGCTTCATCGATGCGACCCGGGTGATCTCCATCACCACCAACCTGGGTGACAGCAAGACCACCATCGCCCACCCTGCGACTACCTCCCACGGGCGTCTTACGCCGCAGGAACGTGAAGCAGCGGGCATCCGCGACAGCCTGATTCGTGTCGCTGTCGGCCTGGAAGATGTGGCTGACCTACAAGCCGACCTGGCCCGCGGTCTGGCGGCGCTGTGATCGACTGGAAGGGCGGTGAGCCGGACCACAATGGTCGGGTAGCCCTGGTCACCGGTGCCGCTCGCGGCATCGGCCTGGGCATCGCCGCCTGGCTGATCTGCGAGGGCTGGCAGGTGGTGCTCAGCGACCTGGACCGCGCGCGGGGTTCGAAGGTGGCCAAGGCCTTGGGCGACAATGCCTGGTTCGTATCCATGGATGTCGCCGACGAGGCACAGGTCAGCGCTGGCGTTTCCGAGGTACTGGCGCAGTTCGGTCGCCTGGATGCCTTGGTATGCAATGCCGCCATCGCCAATCCACACAACCAGACCCTCGAGAGCCTGTCGCTGGCTCAGTGGAGCAGGGTACTGGCGGTCAACCTGAATGGGCCGATGCTGTTGGCCAAGCACTGTGCGCCTTATCTGCGCGCCCATGGCGGGGCCATCGTCAATCTGACCTCCACCCGTGCCCGACAGTCAGAGCCGGACTCCGAGGCTTACGCAGCGAGCAAGGGTGGCCTGTTGGCGCTGACCCATGCATTGGCCATGAGTCTTGGGCCGGAGATTCGCGTCAATGCGGTCAGCCCTGGCTGGATCGACGCCCGGGATCCTTCCCAGCGTCGTGCCGAACCGCTGACCGAGGCCGACCATGCCCAGCATCCGGCGGGCAGGGTGGGGACGGTGGAGGATGTCGCGGCGCTGGTGGCGTGGCTACTGTCGCGCCAGGCGGGGTTCGTCACCGGCCAGGAATTCGTGGTCGATGGCGGCATGAGCCGCAAGATGATCTACACCTGAGCGGCACGCTATTCGTCATAAGCTGCAAGAGGGGACCGTGAGGTCCCTTCGTTGTTTGTAGGGCAGGACCGTGTACTACAAGCGGCAGGCGTTCCCTTGTCGCTCGTAACGCGCAGCTTTTTTGCCCTTTTTGAAAAAAAATCCAATGGGGCTATTGACTTAGGTTCGGTACCTGCGTAAATTTCGCGGCCTCAGCGAAGCAAACGCACCAAGCAACACAGCGAGGGTGATTAGCTCAGCCGGGAGAGCATCTGCCTTACAAGCAGAGGGTCGGCGGTTCGATCCCGTCATCACCCACCACTTCCTGAGACGTTCCTGACCCAGGAGACTTCGAAAGAAGCTTCCTAATTGAGAGGAACCGGACGCAAGTCCATATGCGCAGCGGTAGTTCAGTCGGTTAGAATACCGGCCTGTCACGCCGGGGGTCGCGGGTTCGAGTCCCGTCCGCTGCGCCACTTTTTCTTCAGATGGGTGTTTTCACCGGTCTGGGGTCTGAAGGCCAAGAGCACTTCAGGCCGATCCCAGTTTCAATCAGGCGAGAGCCTGAACGATACGCAGCGGTAGTTCAGTCGGTTAGAATACCGGCCTGTCACGCCGGGGGTCGCGGGTTCGAGTCCCGTCCGCTGCGCCATCTTCGTTTCGAGGTCCCATGAACACCTCGAAGCAACAAACAAAGCGATCAGCGTGTCGCTTTTTTTGTGCCTGCCTTTCGAGCACTACTCGAAAGGACAGATCCCAGTTTCAATCAGGCGTGAGCCTGAGCGATACGCAGCGGTAGTTCAGTCGGTTAGAATACCGGCCTGTCACGCCGGGGGTCGCGGGTTCGAGTCCCGTCCGCTGCGCCATCTTCGCTTCGAGGTCCCATGAACACCTCGGAGCAACAAGAAAGCGACCTTAGGGTCGCTTTTTTGCTTTCCGGGCCCGCGTCATTCAAGCGAGCCTATTGGTCGGTTATATGAATTTTGCCCAGCCAAGCGTGCAACGCGGTTTCAGTGATTGGCCATGTGTTGCACAATAGGCGCAGTTTGTCCTACCCCGGAACCCATGATGTCCAGAACCTCCGTCTTCGGTGCGCTCGGGCTAGCCCTTGTGCTGGCGGGCGTATCCGGTTGCTCCTCGAAGAAGCCTGCGATCTACGAGCACGAGAACTTCGACGACTCGGGCACCTTTTCGCGCAGCTTCCCGGTCAGCGAAGCCGGCTCGTGCGAGGCGGCCCGGCGCGCGCTGCTCAGCCAGGGTTACATCATCACCAGCAGCGGTGCCAACCAGATCGCGGGTAACAAGAGCTTCCAGCAGAACGCCGAGAACCACCTGCAGATCAGCTTCAACATCACCTGCGTCCCGGACAGCGGTGATGAGCAGCGCTCTACCATGTTCGCCAACGCCTTGCAGGACCGTTATGCGCTGAAGAAGTCCAACACCTCCGCCAGCCTTGGCGTCGGTGTCCTGGGCTCGGTGTCCATGCCTATCGGTTCGACCGACGACTCCATGGTCAAGGTGGCCAGCGAGACCGTCACCGCACCGCAGTTCTACGAACGCTATTTCGCCTTGGTCGAAAGTTACCTGCCAAAGCCTAAAAAGGTGAAAAAAGCCCAGCCCAAGGTCGAGGCGCCCAAGCCAGAAAAGCCAGCTGCCGATTTGGGCTTGCCAGAGCAGGCTTCGGCACAGCCCGTGTCCGCGCCACTGGCAGCCAGTGCACCCACTTCGGCCCCTGAATCCGTACCGGCCCCTGCTCCGGTAGCCGCCCCGCTCGCAGTCGAAGCGCCTGCGGCCATCACGGCTCCTGCCAGTGAAGTGCCGGCGGCGCCCGTGGTCGATGATAGCCAGGGCTCGCAGCCTGTCGCCCCGCCCGCCGAGCCTGCACCGATTCAGGTGCAACAGGCGGTGCCAGTGACCGAGGCGGCTCCTGCCCCCCTGTAAGCTGGCAGCCTTTGTGGTTCGCTTGTGGCCAGATAAGGCGCCGTGAGTGCGCCTTGGGAGCCTTTAGTTACCTAACTTCCTGATTGCCTGCTACGTTTATCCTTCATCAGGGTGTCATGAAATGTTCACGCCGCCTGCTTAGCGTGACGGCATGACCCGGCAGATGAATGAGAAGAGAAGGCACGCCAATGGATGACTATCAGGAAGAGTTGCTCGAGTACCAGGCCTACGAGCTGGATCCTACGGAGCCGGCGGACGACGCCAC
Protein-coding regions in this window:
- a CDS encoding SPOR domain-containing protein; amino-acid sequence: MAVLDKGIKQRMVGALVLVALAVIFLPMLFTREDEMRQVRVEAPEAPAMPSLPQVQVEPVQVPEPQPLPEVSAPVAEQPPVVVNESSAPMTTPSQPIAPAPVQAPAPKPAPAPTQKVETRPAAAASAPAASAPKPAAPSKVDVNGLPVSWSIQLASLSNRAGADNLQKTLRSQGYNAYIRSADGMNRVYVGPLIERTEAERLRDVINRQHNLKGFVVRFQPERN
- a CDS encoding CvpA family protein, which codes for MAFTWVDWAIIAIIAISSLISLKRGFVKEALSLLIWIIAGAVAWMFGGSLSQYLESYIQTPSARIIAGCAILFVATLLVGAMINFLIGELIRVTGLSGTDRFLGMAFGAARGALLVVVAIGLLSLGPVQQDPWWQESRLIPQFLLVADWSKNLILGFTGQWMSSGISAPADLPFKEQLLGPTRP
- the purF gene encoding amidophosphoribosyltransferase; its protein translation is MCGIVGIVGKSNVNQALYDALTVLQHRGQDAAGIVTSHDGRLFLRKDNGLVRDVFQQRHMQRLVGHMGIGHVRYPTAGSSTSAEAQPFYVNSPYGITLAHNGNLTNVEQLAKEIYESDLRHVNTNSDSEVLLNVFAHELAVRGKLQPTEDDVFAAVSHVHSRCVGGYAVVAMITGYGIVGFRDPNGIRPVVFGQRHTDEGVEYMIASESVALDVLGFTLIRDLAPGEAVYITEEGQLFTKQCANDPKLQPCIFEHVYLARPDSIMDGVSVYKARLRMGEKLAEKIQRERPDHDIDVVIPIPDTSRTAALELANHLGVKFREGFVKNRYIGRTFIMPGQAARKKSVRQKLNAIELEFRGKNVMLVDDSIVRGTTCKQIIQMAREAGAKNVYFCSAAPAVRYPNVYGIDMPSAHELIAHNRTTEQVAELIGADWLVYQDLPDLIESVGGGKIKIEHFDCAVFNGEYVTGDIDEAYLERIEQQRNDLAKVKNQAVSAIIDLYNN
- a CDS encoding O-succinylhomoserine sulfhydrylase — translated: MTDQWDAGRLDSDLEGVGFDTLAVRAGQNRTPEAEHSEALFLTSSYVFRTAADAAARFAGETPGNVYSRYTNPSVRAFEERLAAMEGAEQAVGTSTGMAAILAVVMSLCSAGDHVLVSQSVFGSTISLFEKYFKRFGVQVDYVPLVDLNGWEKAIKANTKLLIVESPSNPLAELVDIAALAEIAHARGAMLVVDNCFSTPALQQPLKLGADIVFHSATKFIDGQGRCMGGVVAGRSEQMKEVVGFLRTAGPTLSPFNAWIFTKGLETLKLRMRAHCESAQALAEWLEKQEGVEKVHYAGLTSHPQHELAKRQMSGFGAVVSFEVKGGKEGAWRFIDATRVISITTNLGDSKTTIAHPATTSHGRLTPQEREAAGIRDSLIRVAVGLEDVADLQADLARGLAAL
- a CDS encoding SDR family oxidoreductase is translated as MIDWKGGEPDHNGRVALVTGAARGIGLGIAAWLICEGWQVVLSDLDRARGSKVAKALGDNAWFVSMDVADEAQVSAGVSEVLAQFGRLDALVCNAAIANPHNQTLESLSLAQWSRVLAVNLNGPMLLAKHCAPYLRAHGGAIVNLTSTRARQSEPDSEAYAASKGGLLALTHALAMSLGPEIRVNAVSPGWIDARDPSQRRAEPLTEADHAQHPAGRVGTVEDVAALVAWLLSRQAGFVTGQEFVVDGGMSRKMIYT
- a CDS encoding DUF2242 domain-containing protein, whose product is MSRTSVFGALGLALVLAGVSGCSSKKPAIYEHENFDDSGTFSRSFPVSEAGSCEAARRALLSQGYIITSSGANQIAGNKSFQQNAENHLQISFNITCVPDSGDEQRSTMFANALQDRYALKKSNTSASLGVGVLGSVSMPIGSTDDSMVKVASETVTAPQFYERYFALVESYLPKPKKVKKAQPKVEAPKPEKPAADLGLPEQASAQPVSAPLAASAPTSAPESVPAPAPVAAPLAVEAPAAITAPASEVPAAPVVDDSQGSQPVAPPAEPAPIQVQQAVPVTEAAPAPL